Proteins from a single region of Aureibacter tunicatorum:
- a CDS encoding alpha-amylase, translating to MKKIDLFILLFLFSFCLFSCSDQDIDVATTEGQSSETIPANKTSSREADRNIQNNHAPVMMQGFYWDVPAGGTWWDVVKSKVPAWSEAGITSIWLPPVSKAQNGALSMGYDPTDYFDLGEFDQNGSIETRFGSKDELTNLIDEAHNYNIEVYADIVINHNSGGQKEDNQYTGVPYWTKFDVASGKFTRSQHDFHPNYIHQNDPQVFGGFPDLCHHHFYVQEWLWKADYSFAKYLKDEIGFDGWRFDFVKGFEPWVVKDWLEHNGGFSVGELWDGNATYLEQWANEANSSAFDFACYYAMKEAFDGNDLNKLNNDMLLKRNPYKAVTFVANHDTNEIWNKNLAYAYILTHEGLPCLFYRDYEEWLDKDKLNNLIWIHDNLAGGSTSVLYTDNDEYIAKRNGWEDKAGLVVYINNSENWSERWVETNWSSARIKDFTGHSDWEPVTQSGRWVKIQCPPKSYSVWSIANN from the coding sequence ATGAAGAAAATTGACTTATTTATTCTTTTATTTCTTTTTTCATTTTGCTTATTTTCTTGTTCAGATCAAGATATTGATGTGGCGACGACTGAGGGGCAGAGCTCGGAAACCATTCCTGCTAATAAAACATCATCTCGAGAAGCAGATAGAAATATTCAAAACAATCATGCGCCAGTGATGATGCAAGGATTTTATTGGGATGTTCCCGCTGGCGGCACTTGGTGGGATGTAGTAAAGAGCAAAGTTCCAGCATGGAGCGAAGCGGGTATTACTTCCATATGGTTGCCTCCTGTATCAAAAGCTCAAAATGGAGCATTATCTATGGGATATGATCCGACAGATTATTTTGACTTGGGAGAGTTTGATCAAAATGGTTCGATTGAGACCCGTTTTGGATCTAAGGATGAGTTGACAAATTTGATTGATGAAGCTCACAACTATAATATTGAAGTGTATGCTGATATAGTCATCAATCACAACAGTGGAGGCCAGAAAGAAGATAATCAGTATACAGGAGTGCCTTACTGGACTAAATTCGATGTTGCTTCGGGCAAATTTACACGTTCGCAACATGACTTCCACCCTAATTACATTCATCAAAATGATCCGCAAGTATTTGGAGGTTTTCCGGATTTATGCCATCATCATTTTTATGTGCAAGAATGGTTATGGAAAGCCGATTATTCATTCGCTAAGTATTTGAAAGATGAAATAGGATTTGATGGTTGGAGGTTTGACTTTGTGAAGGGGTTCGAACCATGGGTAGTCAAAGATTGGTTGGAGCATAATGGCGGTTTTTCTGTTGGAGAACTTTGGGATGGAAATGCGACATATTTGGAGCAGTGGGCTAATGAAGCGAATAGCTCTGCATTTGACTTTGCTTGCTATTATGCAATGAAAGAGGCATTTGATGGAAATGACTTGAATAAACTGAATAACGATATGCTATTGAAAAGGAATCCTTATAAGGCTGTAACGTTTGTCGCAAATCATGATACGAATGAAATCTGGAATAAAAATTTGGCATATGCGTATATTTTGACCCATGAAGGGCTGCCTTGTTTGTTTTATCGAGACTATGAAGAATGGTTGGATAAGGATAAGCTGAATAACTTAATATGGATACATGATAATTTAGCAGGTGGATCAACGTCTGTCTTATACACTGATAACGATGAATATATAGCTAAACGAAATGGCTGGGAAGATAAAGCTGGTCTGGTTGTATATATTAATAATTCGGAAAATTGGTCTGAGCGTTGGGTTGAGACTAATTGGAGCAGCGCAAGAATAAAAGATTTCACAGGCCATTCT
- a CDS encoding VOC family protein yields MKFGYAIHYVADVEATLNFYNKAFGFAVKFITLEKDYGELDTGSTTIAFASRELCELNFGKDIKLLATNGTPVGVEFAFVSEYIEEDFSRALENGAVLFSEIKVKPWGQKVGYVRDNNGFIIEICTPIKSG; encoded by the coding sequence ATGAAATTCGGATATGCAATTCATTATGTCGCTGATGTGGAGGCGACATTGAATTTTTATAATAAGGCTTTTGGCTTTGCAGTCAAGTTTATAACTCTTGAAAAAGATTATGGAGAGTTGGACACAGGCTCTACGACGATCGCATTTGCTTCGAGGGAATTATGCGAATTGAATTTTGGGAAAGATATAAAGTTGTTGGCTACTAATGGCACTCCTGTTGGAGTTGAGTTTGCTTTTGTAAGTGAATATATAGAAGAGGATTTTAGTAGAGCGCTGGAAAATGGAGCTGTTTTATTCTCTGAAATAAAAGTAAAACCTTGGGGACAAAAAGTTGGCTATGTGAGGGATAATAACGGATTTATTATCGAAATTTGCACTCCAATTAAGTCTGGTTAA